GCTGCCAACCGGGCCAGACCACCGGCGCGCGGCTGCACATCGGCATCCACCGCGTCGATGCAGTGGCCCAGCCGGGCGCGCAGGACGTCGCCATACGCGGCCCAGCCCGGCCCGACGCCCGCGCCGCGCCATGCCGGATCGGCCGGCAGCGCTATCGCCTCCGGCGGCGCCAGGCCATCGGCGGCATCCGCCACCACCAGACCGTCCGCGCCGCGCGTGTAGTACCCGAAGTAGACCTCGCCCAGACGCGCATCGAGCGCCGCCAATGTTCGCTGCGCGCCGCCGGCCTGCGCCAGTGCTGCCAGCGTGGACACCGGCACCACCGGCCGGTCGAGCCCCAAGGCAAGACCCTGCGCCACGCCGGCGGCGATACGCAGGCCGGTGAAGGCACCCGGCCCGCGGCCAAACGCGATCACGTCCAGCGACTGGCGCGTCAGGCCGGCCTGGGCCAGCAGGCCCTCGATCATCGGCAGGATCAGCGCCGCGTGCTGGCGCGGCACTAAGCGGTGGTCTTCGAGCACGCCGGCAGCGGTGAGCAGCGCCACCGAGCAGCAGTCGGTGGCGGTTTCGAGGGCCAGCAGGTTCATGGCGCGGCCGGCTCGAACGCCGGTGCATCGAAAAAGCGCTGCACGTCGGCGAGGTCGTGGGTGATGGGCATGTCCGGCAGGCTTTTCAGGAATACCCGGCCGTAGCCCTTGGCGCGCAGGCGCCGGTCGCCGACCATCAGCACGCCGCGGTCGCCCGCGTCGCGAATCAGACGGCCGAGGCCTTGTTTGAGGGTGATCACCGCCTGCGGCAGCTGGTAGTCGTTGAACGGATCGCCGCCCTCGCGGCGCAGGTAGGCGATGCGCCCGGCGACGATGGGCTCGCCCGGCGAGGCGAACGGCAGCTTGTCGACGATGACGCAGGACAGCGCCTCGCCGCGCACGTCCACGCCCTGCCAGAAGCTGCCGGTGCCCAGCAGCAGCGGCGCCGGGGCGCGCCGGAACTGCGCCAGCAGCTCGCTGTTCGGTCGCTCGCCCTGCACCAGCAGCGTGAATTCGTCGCAGCTGCGCAGACGCGTGGCCGCCCGCCGCAGCGCGCTGTGGCTGGTGAACAGCATGAAGGCTCGGCCGCGGCTGGCGCGCAGTACCGGCAGCGCCGCCGCCACCAGGGCCTCCGTATAGCCGGGGTCGGATGGCTCCGGCAGATCGCCTGGCAGATACAGCAGCGCCCGCGTCTGGTAATCGAAACTGCCCGGCAGGGCCAGCGTGCGCGCATCGCCAAGCCCCAGCCGCTGCACGAAGTGATCGAACTGCCCCGCCACCGCCAGCGTGCCGGAGGTAAACACGCAGGCCCGGGCATGGCGCGGGAAGCGCTCATTGAACAGCGGCGCGACGTCGACCGGGCTCGCATGCAGGGTGCAGGAACGCTGGCGCACGTCGATCCAGCGCACCTGATCGGCCTGCGCGTCGGTCAGGAACGGCGCCAGACGCGCCGCGAGCAGGGCCACCCGCTCCTGGCAGTTGTCGAGCCCGCTGCTGCGCCCCGAAAGCGCCTCCAAGGAGGCCGACAGATCGGCCAAGGCCTGGCGCACGGCCGCCAGGGCATCGGTGAACACGGCAATCGGCCGCAGCGGCCACGGCTCGCGACGCGGCGGATCGCCCAGCGCCGCGTTCACGCCGGCCGCCGCCTGTGAGAGTGCCTGCGCGCGCGGCGGCAGCTCCGGCACGTCGCCCAGCTGTGCCGCCTCGGCGAGCAGATCGCGCGCCAGATCGGCCAGCTGGAAACTCCCCAGGCTGGTGCCGAAGAACATCGTGGCCACCTCCGGCAGCAAGTGCGCCTCGTCGAAAATGAACACGTCGGCGTCGGGCAATACCTCGCCGAAACCGGATTCCTTCAGCGCCAGGTCGGCAAAGAACAGGTGGTGGTTGACCACCACCAGGTCTGCCTGCTGCGCCGCCCGGCGGGCCTTGAGCAGGAAGCAGTCGCCGATGTCGGGGCAGTCCTGACCCAGGCAGTTGTCGGCGTTGGAGGTGACGAACGGGCGCAGGCTGGACTGGGGCGAGAGCTCCTCCAGGGCGTCCAGATCGCCGTCCGGCGAGCGACCTGCAAAGCCCTGCACCGCCGCCAGCACCGGGTGCAGCGCCAGATCGCCGCCAAAATCGCCGGCGGCGACGCGCTCCAGACGGTGGTGACACAGGTAGTTGGCGCGGCCCTTGAGCAGCGCGGTGTGCACCGAAAGCCCCAGCGCGCGTTGCAGCGTCGGCAAGTCGCGGTGGAACAGCTGGTCCTGCAAGGCGCGCGTGCCGGTGGCGATCAGCACCTTGCGCCCGCTTTGCAGCGCCGGCAGCAGGTAGGCGAAGGTCTTGCCGGTGCCGGTGCCGGCCTCGACCAGCAGCGTGCTGCGTTCGGCGATGGCCTGCTCGACGGCGTCCGCCATCGCCTGCTGGGTTTGCCGCGGCGCGAAACCGGGCAGCGCCTGCGCCAGCGGGCCGTCTGCGCCCAGCAGCTTCGCGATGGCGGTGCTCATGCGCTTGCCGACGATTCGCGGCCGCTGCCGGCCGTCGCCGCGGGCAAGAACTCCTCCAGCACGCTGTCGAGCAGATCGAAGCCGCGCTCGGTGGCGCGGGCGCCCTGCCCGTCCAGCGTCACCAAACCGCGCTGCGCGGCCTGCTCGAGACGCGGGCGGATGGTGGTCAGCGGCAGGCCGGTGCGCTCGCGAAACTGCTTCCAGGCGAAGCCCTCGCACAGGCGCAGCGCGTTCAGCAGGAACTCGAAGGCCCGCTCGTCGGCGCTCAAAAAGCGTTGCTCAGCCACTGCATCGCCGGCACTGGCGCGGGCCATGTAGGTCTGCGGCTGACGGTACCTGGCCAGGCGCAGGATGCCGTCCGGCAGGGTCAGCTTGCCGTGCGCCCCGGCGCCGATGCCAAGGTAGTCGCCGAACTGCCAGTAGTTCAGGTTGTGCCGGCACTCCTGCCCCGGCCGGGCGTAGGCGGACACCTCGTAGCGCCGGTAACCGGCCGCCGCCAGGCGCGCCAGCCCCGCCTCGTAGATCGCCTCCAGCAGGTCCGGCTCGGGCAGCACCGGCGGGTGACTGTGGAAAACGGTGTTCGGCTCCAGGGTGAGCTGATACCAGGACACGTGACCGGTGTCGTACGCCAGCGCAGCGTCCAGATCGGCCAGCGCCTGCGCCACGTCCTGCCCCGGCAGGCCAAACATCAGATCGATGTTCACCCGCTCGAAGCCCGCCGACAGCGCCACCTCGATCGCCCGCCTCGCCGCGGCGGCGTCGTGAATGCGGCCCAGTGCCTTGAGCTGTCGATCGTGGAAGCTCTGCACGCCCAGCGACAGGCGGTTCACGCCGGCCCGGCTGAAACCTTCCAGGCGCGCCGTGTCCAGCGTGCCTGGGTTGGCCTCCAGCGTGATTTCCGCGCCGGCCAGCAGCGGCAGCCGGGCCCGCAGGTCCGACAACAGCCGGGCGATGGCGTCCGGCTCGAACAGGCTTGGCGTGCCGCCACCGATGAACACGCTCATCACCGGTCGGCCCCACACGCGCGGCAGGTCGGCTTCCAGATCCCGCAGCAGGGCGTCGATGTAATCGCCCTGCGGCAGCTCGCCGCCGGCGGCGTGGGAATTGAAGTCGCAGTACGGGCACTTGCGCACGCACCACGGCAGATGCACGTACAGGGACAGCGGCGGGGCGCTGCTAAACTGCGCCGCCGCGCCGTCCGCCGGGCGGTGGAACGTGAGGGATTTGAAGGTCATGGGGATGCGCCAGCCCAGGCACTGGGCGTGTGGAGTATATCGCCGGCCGCTGCTGGCCCTTTTCGGAGCCCTGCTGGCGGCGCTTTTGCTGCTGCCCCTTGCCGGCCTGGCCGCGCCCGGAGGCGGCACCGTCATCACCCCGCCGCGGCCAATCGCCACGCTGTCGCTGGTCGACCAGCAGGGTGCACCGATCACCCCCTCGACCCTGTCTGGCCGGTGGACGGTGCTGTTTTTCGGCTTCACGCACTGCCCGGACGTGTGCCCGACCACCCTGGCGCGCCTGGCCGGCGTGCAGCGGCAACTGCCGGAGGCGCTGCGCCCGAAGGTGCGCTTCATGCTGGTGTCGGTGGACCCGATGCGCGACACGCCGCAGCGGCTGGCCCAGTACGTCGGCCAGTTCGGGCAGGGCTTCGTCGGCGCCACGGCGCCGCTGGGCGAGCTGGCGCCGCTATTGCGCGAACTTGGCGTGAGCTATGCCTACACCGCGCAGCCGGCAGGCGAACATGCCGGACACGGCGCCCACGCGGACCACGGCACCCCCGCCTACACGGTGACGCACTCGGAAACCCTTTACGTGCTGGACCCGCAGGCGCGCCTGCACGCCGTGTTCACCGACCCGAAGGACGACTACGCCCTGCTGCGCGACCTGAGCGCCTGGGCCAACCAGCCTTAGAACCGTCGCCACCGGGCGCGGTTCTGTCGTCGGCATGCGCTGCCATCTGCCATAAATCAGCGGCAGCCAGCTGATTGCTTGGGCCATCGGAGAGCGGTATCCCGGCTGCGCCGGGCGATCGTCGCGCAGCTGCGCTTCCACAATAGTCGCAGCCGCTCGCCTCTGCTCAGGCGCGCGCCAGCAGACACACGGCGTGGGCGGATATCGCCTCGCCGCGGCCGACCGGACCCAGACCTTCGGTGGTGGTGGCCTTGACGCTGACGGCACCGATGTCGAGGCCCAGATCGGCCGCGATGTTGGCGCGCATGGCGTCCCGATGCGGGGCGAGCTTCGGCCGCTGCGCCAGCACGGTGGCGTCGATGTTGAGCACCCCGTAACCGGCTTCGCGTACCAGCGAAGCTACGCGCCGCAAGAGCACGCGGCTGTCTGCGCCTGCATAGGCCGGGTCGGTGTCCGGAAAGTGCTGGCCGATGTCGCCCAGGGCCGCCGCGCCCAGCAGCGCGTCGGCCAGGGCGTGCAGCAGCACGTCGCCGTCGGAGTGGGCGATCGGGCCGTGGCTGTGCTGGATCTCTACGCCACCGAGCACCAGGCGCCGGCCGGGCGCCAGGGCGTGCAGGTCGTAGCCGTGGCCGATGCGCATCAGGTCTCCTCAGGTCTCCAGGGGGGCTTTAGGCCGTGCGATCGAACCGCGCTTGCGCGGCCAGCAGGCACTCGGCCAGCGGCAGGTCCTGCGCCACGGTGATCTTGATGTTGTCGCGCCGCCCCGGCAGCAGGCGCGGGCGAAAGCCTGCGCTTTCCATGGCCTGGGCCTCGTCGGTGGGTTCCTGGCCGGCGGCCAGCGCTGCGGCCAGCGCCGCCCGCAGCACATCGAGTCGAAACCGCTGCGGCGTCTGCACCGTCCACAGGCCGTCGCGCGGCACGGTTTCGCGCACCCGGCCGGCGGCGTCGGCGCGCTTGAGGGTGTCGGTCAGCGGTGTGGCCAGCAGGCAGCCGTGCTCGTCCAGCGGCTCGGCGCACAGGCTGTGGATGTCGCCCGCATGCAGCAGCGGGCGCACGGCGTCGTGCACCAGCACCGGTGTTCGCGGCTGCTGGCGTCTGGCCAGCCAGTCGAGTGCGGCCAGCACGGATGCGGCGCGGCTGGCGCCGCCGGCCACCACCTGCAGCGGTTTGGCGCAGGTGAAGCCGAGCGCCTGCCAGTACGGATCGGCCTCGCGCAGCGCCAGCACGATGCCGGCGATGCGCGGGTGTGCGGCCAGGCGTTCGAGGGTGTGCACGAGCACGGGCGCGCCGGCCAGCGGCAGGTACTGCTTGGGCAGGTCCGCGGCCATGCGCACGCCGATGCCGGCGGCGGGCACGATCGCCCAGTGGTCGGCGCTCGACAGGGCATCCGCCACCGGACGCCTACTCGATGACGCGGATGAAGGTCTCGCCGGGCTTGATCATGCCAAGCTCGCTGCGGGCGCGGTCTTCCACGGCAGTCACGCCGCTGCGCAGATCCTCGACCTCGGCCGTGAGCTGCGCGTTGCGTTCGGCCAGCTGGTCGACGGCGTCGTGCTCGCGCTCGACCCGGTCCTGCAGCTCGCCAAGCTCGAACAGGTTGCCGGGCGCCACCAGCAAGCGGTGTTGCAGGCCGAGCATGACCAGCAACAGCGCGAGCAGGCCGGCGCGCATGGCCATCAGCGTGCCAGCGACCCGAACACGCCGGCGCCCGGATAGCGCGCGGCGGCGCCCAGCTCCTGCTCGATACGCAGCAGGCGGTTGTACTTGGCCACCCGGTCCGAGCGCGACAGGGAGCCGGTCTTGATCTGCCCGGCGCCGCTGCCGACCGCGATGTCGGCGATGGTGGTGTCCTCGGTCTCGCCCGAGCGGTGCGAGATCACCGCCGTGTAGCCGGCGCTGCGGGCCAGGCGCACGGCGTCCAGCGTTTCCGACAGCGTGCCGATCTGGTTCACCTTGATCAGGATGGAATTGGCCACGCCGGCCGTGATGCCTTTTTGCAGCGTGGCCGGGTTGGTCACGAAAAGGTCGTCGCCGACCAGCTGCACGCGCTTGCCCAGGCGCTCGGTGAGCAGCTTCCAGCCATCCCAGTCGTCCTCGGCCTGGCCGTCCTCGATGGAGATGACCGGGTAGCGGTCGGCCAGATCGGCCAGATAGGCGACGAATTCGGCCGAGCTCAGGCTGCGTTTCTCGGATTCGAGCTCGTAGCGGCCGGCCTTGTAGAACTCGCTGCTGGCCACGTCGAGCGCCAGCAGCACCTGCGTCCCGGCGGCGTAGCCGGCATCGCCGATGCTGCCCTGCACCACCTTCAAGGCTTCTTCGTTCGAGGCCAGGTCCGGCGCGAAGCCGCCCTCGTCGCCGACGGCGGTGTTCAGACCCCGTGCGCGCAGGCGGCGCTTGAGGGCCTGGAAAATCTCGGCGCCGCAGCGCAGCGCTTCCGAGAAGCTCGGCACACCGGCCGGGATGACCATGAATTCCTGCAGATCGACGCTGTTGTCGGCATGCGCGCCGCCGTTCAGGATGTTCATCATCGGCACCGGCAGGCACATGTCGACGCCGCCGCACAGCAGGTTGATGTGCCGGTACAGCGGCATCCCGCGCGCCGCGGCGGCCGCATGGGCGGCGGCCAGGGACACCGCCAGCGTGGCGTTGGCGCCCAGGCGCGCCTTGTTGTCGGTGCCGTCGAGCTTCAGCAGCACGTCGTCCAGGCCGCGCTGGTCGGCCGGGTCCAGACCGCG
This Immundisolibacter cernigliae DNA region includes the following protein-coding sequences:
- the tsaB gene encoding tRNA (adenosine(37)-N6)-threonylcarbamoyltransferase complex dimerization subunit type 1 TsaB, giving the protein MNLLALETATDCCSVALLTAAGVLEDHRLVPRQHAALILPMIEGLLAQAGLTRQSLDVIAFGRGPGAFTGLRIAAGVAQGLALGLDRPVVPVSTLAALAQAGGAQRTLAALDARLGEVYFGYYTRGADGLVVADAADGLAPPEAIALPADPAWRGAGVGPGWAAYGDVLRARLGHCIDAVDADVQPRAGGLARLAAAAYARGEAVSAERALPVYLRDRVTHGS
- a CDS encoding ATP-dependent DNA helicase → MSTAIAKLLGADGPLAQALPGFAPRQTQQAMADAVEQAIAERSTLLVEAGTGTGKTFAYLLPALQSGRKVLIATGTRALQDQLFHRDLPTLQRALGLSVHTALLKGRANYLCHHRLERVAAGDFGGDLALHPVLAAVQGFAGRSPDGDLDALEELSPQSSLRPFVTSNADNCLGQDCPDIGDCFLLKARRAAQQADLVVVNHHLFFADLALKESGFGEVLPDADVFIFDEAHLLPEVATMFFGTSLGSFQLADLARDLLAEAAQLGDVPELPPRAQALSQAAAGVNAALGDPPRREPWPLRPIAVFTDALAAVRQALADLSASLEALSGRSSGLDNCQERVALLAARLAPFLTDAQADQVRWIDVRQRSCTLHASPVDVAPLFNERFPRHARACVFTSGTLAVAGQFDHFVQRLGLGDARTLALPGSFDYQTRALLYLPGDLPEPSDPGYTEALVAAALPVLRASRGRAFMLFTSHSALRRAATRLRSCDEFTLLVQGERPNSELLAQFRRAPAPLLLGTGSFWQGVDVRGEALSCVIVDKLPFASPGEPIVAGRIAYLRREGGDPFNDYQLPQAVITLKQGLGRLIRDAGDRGVLMVGDRRLRAKGYGRVFLKSLPDMPITHDLADVQRFFDAPAFEPAAP
- the hemW gene encoding radical SAM family heme chaperone HemW yields the protein MTFKSLTFHRPADGAAAQFSSAPPLSLYVHLPWCVRKCPYCDFNSHAAGGELPQGDYIDALLRDLEADLPRVWGRPVMSVFIGGGTPSLFEPDAIARLLSDLRARLPLLAGAEITLEANPGTLDTARLEGFSRAGVNRLSLGVQSFHDRQLKALGRIHDAAAARRAIEVALSAGFERVNIDLMFGLPGQDVAQALADLDAALAYDTGHVSWYQLTLEPNTVFHSHPPVLPEPDLLEAIYEAGLARLAAAGYRRYEVSAYARPGQECRHNLNYWQFGDYLGIGAGAHGKLTLPDGILRLARYRQPQTYMARASAGDAVAEQRFLSADERAFEFLLNALRLCEGFAWKQFRERTGLPLTTIRPRLEQAAQRGLVTLDGQGARATERGFDLLDSVLEEFLPAATAGSGRESSASA
- a CDS encoding SCO family protein, translated to MRQPRHWACGVYRRPLLALFGALLAALLLLPLAGLAAPGGGTVITPPRPIATLSLVDQQGAPITPSTLSGRWTVLFFGFTHCPDVCPTTLARLAGVQRQLPEALRPKVRFMLVSVDPMRDTPQRLAQYVGQFGQGFVGATAPLGELAPLLRELGVSYAYTAQPAGEHAGHGAHADHGTPAYTVTHSETLYVLDPQARLHAVFTDPKDDYALLRDLSAWANQP
- the ispF gene encoding 2-C-methyl-D-erythritol 2,4-cyclodiphosphate synthase → MRIGHGYDLHALAPGRRLVLGGVEIQHSHGPIAHSDGDVLLHALADALLGAAALGDIGQHFPDTDPAYAGADSRVLLRRVASLVREAGYGVLNIDATVLAQRPKLAPHRDAMRANIAADLGLDIGAVSVKATTTEGLGPVGRGEAISAHAVCLLARA
- the ispD gene encoding 2-C-methyl-D-erythritol 4-phosphate cytidylyltransferase, with amino-acid sequence MAADLPKQYLPLAGAPVLVHTLERLAAHPRIAGIVLALREADPYWQALGFTCAKPLQVVAGGASRAASVLAALDWLARRQQPRTPVLVHDAVRPLLHAGDIHSLCAEPLDEHGCLLATPLTDTLKRADAAGRVRETVPRDGLWTVQTPQRFRLDVLRAALAAALAAGQEPTDEAQAMESAGFRPRLLPGRRDNIKITVAQDLPLAECLLAAQARFDRTA
- a CDS encoding septum formation initiator family protein; its protein translation is MAMRAGLLALLLVMLGLQHRLLVAPGNLFELGELQDRVEREHDAVDQLAERNAQLTAEVEDLRSGVTAVEDRARSELGMIKPGETFIRVIE
- the eno gene encoding phosphopyruvate hydratase; its protein translation is MSTIVDIKAREILDSRGFPTVEVDVLTDTGQLGRAAVPSGASTGSREALELRDGDAARYGGKGVRKAVDNVLREILPAVRGLDPADQRGLDDVLLKLDGTDNKARLGANATLAVSLAAAHAAAAARGMPLYRHINLLCGGVDMCLPVPMMNILNGGAHADNSVDLQEFMVIPAGVPSFSEALRCGAEIFQALKRRLRARGLNTAVGDEGGFAPDLASNEEALKVVQGSIGDAGYAAGTQVLLALDVASSEFYKAGRYELESEKRSLSSAEFVAYLADLADRYPVISIEDGQAEDDWDGWKLLTERLGKRVQLVGDDLFVTNPATLQKGITAGVANSILIKVNQIGTLSETLDAVRLARSAGYTAVISHRSGETEDTTIADIAVGSGAGQIKTGSLSRSDRVAKYNRLLRIEQELGAAARYPGAGVFGSLAR